A segment of the Hallerella succinigenes genome:
TGTTTGACTTTTTTGAACATCCCACAAGGGACTGGGAACGCATGCTGCAGCATCCTCCTTGCCCATCGTAGCGTCCAAATTTCTAGGGAGGGGGCTTGCAACGGCAAAATAAAAGTCTAGACCGCGTAAATTCTGGGGTTTAGACGTTTTGAAAATTTTCTCCGGACACTAATATAAATTTATGCTAGGTGCAATTATCTCGGCTTCGGCAGCCATTATTGGTGTTTTAATTGGTGTGCTTTCTACACATTTTCTTCATTATGTAAATCGCAAATCCGAAGAACGAAAAATCATAAATGAGTCTATACATTATTTGACTGAACTTTTTTTCTTGGTGAATCGATTGAATAGTGAGAAAATGCTTGACGCCTATTTGGATTGCTATTTTTCGGAAGTAAGAAAACTCATTCCTGCAATAGATGAAAAATCTATTGAAACAGCTAAAGCTCAATTCTATCCGCAACTGAAAAAGGTGATAGTTCCTCTGTCTCAAAAGCAAACCTTTGAAAAGTTAGAGGAAATGAATGAGGGCTATTTATCTATGTTGGAAAAACTAGCTACGGTTTTGCCAATAGATGCATTCCATTTGAGAGGCAAGAATAATCTTAAGAGTCTCTTGGACTTACTGACGGAATATTTTGAAGGTATTAGATCCGCAGACTTTGACAAAGAAGAAATAGCAGAAAAGATTGTGAATCAAATGCAATCAACTATAACAAAATCGCTTGTTGCAGAATATACGGATGATATAAGGAAGGAATTGCTTGTATTGCTTAGAAAGACAGACCGGTATAATCGTAAGACTGGTGAGAATGCGATAAATTCTATAGAAACAACAATACTTACTGAAAAAGAAAAAAGTGAAGTCAAATCATACATCATTGGTATGTTGAATCTGATGCCCCTAATGCAAGGAAAAAATTAGCACTTATCTTCCCCCATGTCCTCCCCGTTCCTTACAATTCCTCGCGCGCGAAGCATGATTTGGCCTGGTTCCCAGCAGACCATGGGCGAGCTTTTGGACCAAGACAAGCTGACTTGCAAAATGCTACGCCAGGCGTCTGCCAAGGCGGAAAACGAGCAGGTCCGCAAGGCGGCCGAGGTTCTCCTTGTCGATAGGGAACGCAAAATCCGCGAATATATCGACGGCGGCAATCTCCCCAGGAATATTGACGAGGCTGTCGCTGTCAAGGTTGCGGATAACGGCGGCTGGGCGACTATTAGGGAACTGTGGTATAGGCATAACGGCTGCATGGATTGAAACCGCCTGCATTCGCTCATGGGCGAAACCCAGAGCGCCCAGATTCGCTCGGCTTGCGTCATTCTGCTGGGTTACCATTATCAGGTTGAACGCCAGAAGATTCTGGACGGCAAGGGCCCGCTGCTGGAGACTTCTCCAAAGAGTTCGTATCTGCTGCGCAAAACGGAACGTTACCTTATAAGGGAAGGTCTCGTGATTGGCGCTGCCTTTGGGCTCTGCATTGCATACTTGTTGTGGTATGCATACAAGGCGTTTTTCGTGTATGATTATTCGTCGCTTGCCGATTTGAATTGGCTTGCCTGGATGATTGTCGTCGTTGGTGCGGTGCTCATGCTTGTTGCAGGCTATTTTGTAATCATAAGGCCCCTCGACAAGATTATCAATTATCTCGATTCCAAGATTGCGTCGTTCAAGAAGGGGTTCGAGGGCGAGGACCACGTTGTCGATGCCCTGAGGGAATCGCTGGACGGCAGTTGCCATATTTTCAGGAATCTGCATTTTAACGGCCGCAAGGAAGATATCGACATCGCTCTTGTTTCGCCGTGGGGCGTGTTTGCAATCGAGGTGAAAAACCGCTTTGGGACTTTTGAATATTCCGGCTCCGATTTCTACGAGAAGCGGAAAGGCGGATACGAGAAAGTCGCTGACGATTCCAACCCGATTAAGCAGGCGAGGCGCAATGCCGCGGCCTTGAAGGAATTCCTTGACCCCGATTTCAACCGGAACAAGGAACATGCGTTCGTCGAGCCGATTGTCGTGTGGGCGAACCCCGAAATAAAGGTGTACCGCAAAAAGCCGGCGGATTCCCAGGACCCGCACAGCCAAGAAACCAAGTGCTGGCGAATCGAGGATCTTTCCTTTGAACTGGATTCCATCCGCTGCAAAAAGCTCCTTTCCGAAAAGGCCCAGCGCGAGATAATAAAGAAACTGGAAGGTTGCTATT
Coding sequences within it:
- a CDS encoding nuclease-related domain-containing protein, with protein sequence MGETQSAQIRSACVILLGYHYQVERQKILDGKGPLLETSPKSSYLLRKTERYLIREGLVIGAAFGLCIAYLLWYAYKAFFVYDYSSLADLNWLAWMIVVVGAVLMLVAGYFVIIRPLDKIINYLDSKIASFKKGFEGEDHVVDALRESLDGSCHIFRNLHFNGRKEDIDIALVSPWGVFAIEVKNRFGTFEYSGSDFYEKRKGGYEKVADDSNPIKQARRNAAALKEFLDPDFNRNKEHAFVEPIVVWANPEIKVYRKKPADSQDPHSQETKCWRIEDLSFELDSIRCKKLLSEKAQREIIKKLEGCY